The following are encoded in a window of Diorhabda sublineata isolate icDioSubl1.1 chromosome 5, icDioSubl1.1, whole genome shotgun sequence genomic DNA:
- the LOC130443816 gene encoding leucine--tRNA ligase, cytoplasmic: MVSIERKGTFKVEYLQQIEKDIQNRWKNDRIFEVDAPDAPKKSEDEKFFCNFPYPYMNGSLHLGHTFSLSKCEFAVRYHRLKGKKVQFPFGFHCTGMPIKACADKLKREMELYGNPPKFPNVEEVKEEENDGIPKDKSKSKKSKAVAKTGPAKYQWQIMQSIGIKDEDIPKFADALYWCEYFPPKAVSDLNRFGIHTDWRRTFITTDANPFYDSFVRWQFMRLKERNKIKFGKRHTIFSVKDGQPCMDHDRASGEGVGPQEYTLIKMKVLPPYPKKLSSLSNKPVFLVAATLRPETMYGQTNCWLRPDMKYIAFETKHGEIFICTSRAARNMAYQEMTKEQGKFDIILELLGQDILGCAISSPMAEYKKIYALPMLTIKEDKGTGVVTSVPSDSPDDYAALSDLKKKQALREKYEINDDMVLPFEPIPIIEIPEFGNLSAVTVCEKLKIQSQNDRDKLVEAKEMVYTKGFYEGVMTIGEFKGKKVQDIKKALQKVLIDKSEAVIYFEPEKKVMSRSGDECVVALCDQWFLDYGNQEWKNATLKALEKINTYYDEVKKNFIGCINWLHEHACSRTYGLGTKLPWDTKWLIESLSDSTIYMAYYTIAHFLQGGTFKGTGPNVLGIKPEQMTPDVWDYIFFKEAKYPEKCGIKKESLDKMKHEFEYWMPFDLRVSGKDLVQNHLTYCIFNHCAIWPNDDSKWPKSIWANGLLMLNSAKMSKSDGNFLTLSEAIDKFSADGMRLCLADSGDTIEDANFVESNADAGILRLYTFIEWVKEVLANKSTFRTGAFNSFSDEVFQNEINKKIKESDAYYKNMLFKEGLRTGLFEFQAARDKYRELSLDGMHYELILRFIEVQTLILSPICPHVAEHVWELIGNKTSILNASWPVAGPIDEIKIKASDYLMECAHSFRVHLKTYMQGVKTKNNPNPPPVEKPNVINIWVAKTFPQWQTSVLTTLKTHFEKKNGVLPDNKTLSAEFSKMGELKKYMKRVMPFVQATREKIEQFGVKALALTLEFDEAEVLKINSAYLANTLDLEEVVIKFTDDPEASEKMKECCPGAPFVLFSTKPGIKVEFVNPIAHNGLFSYNLIISDGDTYSKVINRLAKDIKAIKKESSIELWRFEDPVLGPRKIPVFGESTNYKVKIPTESVFKIIDSKVKLEISNEIIDVGTQLTYIVG, encoded by the exons atg gtAAGCATTGAAAGAAAAGGGACATTTAAAGTGGAATATTTGCAACAAATCGAAAAAGATATTCAGAACCGTTGGAAAAATGATAGAATATTTGAAGTGGACGCTCCAGATGCTCCCAAAAAATCTGAGGATGAAAAATTCTTTTGCAATTTCCCGTACCCTTATATGAATGGGAGTTTACATTTAGGACATACCTTCAGTTTATCAAAATGTGAATTTGCTGTTCGATACCATAGACTTAAGGGCAAAAAG GTACAATTTCCTTTTGGATTCCATTGTACAGGAATGCCTATCAAGGCATGTGCTGATAAACTTAAGAGAGAAATGGAATTGTATGGAAACCCTCCCAAATTTCCTAATGTTGAAGaagttaaagaagaagaaaatgatggTATTCCTAAGGATAAAAGTAAATCAAAAAAG AGTAAAGCTGTAGCAAAAACAGGTCCTGCAAAATATCAATGGCAAATTATGCAAAGCATTGGTATTAAAGATGAAGATATTCCAAAATTTGCAGATGCTCTATATTGGTGTGAATATTTCCCCCCAAAAGCTGTTAGTGATCTCAACAGATTTGGAATTCAT ACTGATTGGAGAAGAACATTCATAACTACCGATGCAAATCCTTTCTATGATTCTTTTGTTAGGTGGCAATTTATGAGGCTGAAAGAACGTAACAAGATTAAGTTTGGCAAAAGGCATacaatattttcagttaaaGATGGACAGCCTTGTATGGATCATGATCGTGCTTCAGGAGAGGGTGTTGGACCTCAGGAGTACACACTTATAAAGATGAAAGTTTTACCTCCTTATCCTAAAAAATTAAG CTCACTTAGTAACAAACCAGTGTTTTTGGTAGCAGCAACACTAAGACCTGAAACTATGTATGGACAAACAAATTGTTGGTTGAGACCAGATATGAAGTATATTGCATTTGAAACGAAACATggggaaatatttatttgtacaaGCCGTGCTGCAAGAAATATGGCTTATCAAGAGATGACAAAAGAACAAGGAAAGTTTGATATTATCTTGGAACTGTTAGGACAA GATATTCTTGGCTGTGCTATAAGCAGTCCAATGgcagaatacaaaaaaatatatgccCTTCCAATGCTTACCATTAAAGAAGACAAAGGTACTGGGGTAGTTACAAGTGTCCCATCCGATTCACCAGATGATTATGCTGCTTTGAGTGATTTGAAGAAAAAGCAAGCCCTTcgtgaaaaatatgaaatcaatgATGATATGGTTTTACCATTTGAACCAATTCCAATTATAGAAATTCCAGAGTTTGGTAATCTTTCTGCAGTGACTGtctgtgaaaaattgaaaattcagaGTCAGAATGATAGGGATAAATTGGTAGAAGCAAAAGAAATGGTATATACTAAAGGATTTTATGAAGGT gTTATGACGATTGGTGAATTCAAAGGTAAAAAGGTGCAAGATATCAAGAAAGCTTTACAAAAAGTGTTGATAGACAAATCAGAAGCTGTAATTTACTTTGAACCTGAGAAAAAAGTAATGTCACGTTCTGGTGATGAATGTGTTGTGGCCCTGTGTGACCAGTGGTTCTTAGATTATGGTAATCAAGAATGGAAAAATGCCACTTTAAAagctttagaaaaaataaacactTATTATGATGAAGTCAAGAAGAATTTTATTGGATGCATTAATTGGTTACATGAACATGCTTGTTCCAGAACTTATGGTTTAGGTACTAAATTACCATGGGATACTAAATGGTTGATTGAGTCATTGTCTGATTCTACCATTTATATGGCTTATTATACCATTGCACATTTTCTTCAAGGGGGCACTTTTAA AGGGACCGGACCAAACGTGCTTGGTATAAAGCCAGAACAAATGACTCCAGATGTTTGggattacatattttttaaagaagctaAATATCCAGAAAAATGTGGTATCAAAAAAGAGAGCTTAGATAAGATGAAGCATGAATTTGAGTATTGGATGCCTTTTGATTTGAGAGTTTCAG GTAAAGATTTAGTACAGAATCACTTAACCTACTGCATTTTCAATCATTGTGCAATCTGGCCAAATGACGATAGTAAATGGCCAAAAAGTATATGGGCCAATGGATTACTAATGCTGAATTCTGCTAAGATGTCCAAATCTGATGGAAACTTTCTTACTCTTTCTGAAGCTATTGATAAATTCAGTGCTGACGGAATGAGGTTATGTCTTGCTGATTCTGGAGATACAATTGAAGATGCTAATTTTGTTGAAAGCAATGCAGATGCTGGTATTTTACGACTCTATACTTTCATTGAGTGGGTGAAGGAAGTTCTGGCAAACAAGTCGACATTTAG AACCGGGGCATTCAATAGCTTCAGTGATGAAGTATTCCAAAAcgaaattaataagaaaattaaagaatCAGATGCGTACTACAAAAATATGTTGTTCAAGGAAGGCTTGAGAACAGGTCTTTTTGAATTTCAAGCTGCAAGAGACAAGTACAGAGAACTAAGCTTAGATGGAATGCATTATGAGCTAATTTTACGATTTATTGAGgttcaaactttaattttatctcCTATCTGTCCTCACGTTGCTGAACATGTTTGGGAACTTATTGGAAAT aaaactAGTATTCTCAATGCTTCATGGCCGGTGGCAGGACCCattgatgaaattaaaattaaagcaTCCGATTACCTCATGGAATGTGCCCATTCATTCCGAGTTCATCTTAAAACCTATATGCAAggtgtaaaaactaaaaataaccCAAATCCTCCACCTGTTGAAAAACCTAATGTAATTAATATATGGGTTGCTAAGACATTTCCTCAATGGCAGACATCTGTCTTAACTACACTAAAAACACATTTTGAG aaaaaaaacggCGTTCTCCCTGATAATAAAACTCTATCTGCGGAATTTTCCAAAATGGGAGAACTCAAAAAATACATGAAACGAGTAATGCCTTTTGTACAAGCCACAAGGGAGAAAATAGAGCAGTTTGGTGTCAAAGCTTTAGCTTTAACTTTAGAATTTGATGAAGCAGAAGTACTGAAAATTAATAGTGCCTATTTGGCAAATACTTTAGAC ctTGAGGAAGTTGTAATTAAGTTTACGGACGACCCAGAAGCTTCAGAAAAGATGAAAGAATGCTGCCCAGGTGCACCATTTGTCTTGTTTTCGACAAAACCTGGAATAAAGGTCGAATTTGTAAATCCCATAGCTCATAATggattattttcatataatttgattataagtGATGGTGATACTTATTCTAAAGTAATTAATAGACTCGCTAAAGATATTAAAGCTATAAAAA AAGAATCTTCTATTGAGTTATGGAGATTCGAAGATCCAGTACTAGGTCCAAGGAAAATACCAGTATTTGGGGAATCAACTAATTATAAAGTTAAAATACCAACAGAAAGTGTTTTCAAAATCATCGATTCAAAAGTAAAATTGGAAATAAGTAATGAAATTATCGATGTAGGAACTCAATTAACGTACATTGTTGggtga